The following coding sequences are from one Musa acuminata AAA Group cultivar baxijiao chromosome BXJ2-4, Cavendish_Baxijiao_AAA, whole genome shotgun sequence window:
- the LOC135611037 gene encoding proline-rich protein 4-like produces MGTPPHLKTVLFGLCSVFVAVGFASAATQTETLVSVVGATECLDCAQKSIKTENAVKGLRVAVKCKVSDEQYETKATGELDSNGNFEVKLPSELLLDNGDLKHECFAQLHNTSNAPCPDKNNALNPSKLILKSKDEGKHTFVAASGKLSFSSATCASATFYPCPPLAWKKKHPKLHMPHYKFPPKSHYHPHPVYSPPTYKPPAPVHKAPSGGYYQPPAPMHKPPSGGYYNPPAAPVYKPSTMPHHEHPTIKYHPMPKKTLPHMKHIPHFHHDHPKYNKPSSPPAKVHSKP; encoded by the exons ATGGGAACTCCGCCGCACCTCAAAACCGTTTTGTTCGGTTTGTGTTCAGTCTTTGTGGCCGTCGGATTCGCAAGCGCTGCAACGCAGACTGAGACGCTGGTCTCCGTCGTCGGTGCTACCGAATGCTTGGACTGTGCGCAGAAGAGTATCAAGACTGAGAACGCTGTCAAAG GACTACGTGTAGCCGTCAAGTGCAAGGTGAGCGACGAGCAGTACGAAACCAAAGCCACGGGCGAGCTCGACAGCAACGGAAACTTCGAGGTGAAGCTCCCGAGCGAGCTTCTCCTCGACAACGGCGACCTGAAGCACGAGTGCTTCGCGCAGCTCCACAACACCTCCAACGCACCTTGCCCTGACAAGAACAACGCCCTCAACCCTTCCAAGCTGATCCTCAAGTCCAAGGACGAGGGAAAGCACACGTTCGTTGCGGCGTCCGGGAAGCTGTCGTTCTCGTCGGCCACCTGCGCGTCGGCCACCTTCTACCCCTGCCCTCCGCTGGCATGGAAAAAGAAGCACCCCAAGTTACATATGCCACACTACAAATTCCCACCCAAGTCTCACTACCACCCACACCCAGTTTACAGCCCCCCTACCTACAAACCACCTGCGCCGGTGCACAAGGCACCGTCGGGGGGATACTACCAACCACCTGCGCCGATGCACAAGCCGCCGTCAGGGGGATACTATAACCCACCTGCTGCGCCGGTCTACAAGCCGTCCACGATGCCTCACCACGAGCACCCCACGATCAAGTACCATCCGATGCCCAAGAAGACGTTACCTCACATGAAACATATCCCGCATTTCCACCATGATCATCCCAAGTACAACAAGCCGAGCTCCCCACCGGCCAAAGTGCACAGCAAGCCGTAG
- the LOC103983425 gene encoding SKP1-like protein 1A yields MASEEGKKMITLKSMDGQEFQVEKEACAISEMIKFVSDDCDTEDVIPVANIRGNILAKVVEYMKKHLEFASKKRSSDAGKEIAEGNEELVDVDEEIKAWNNDFIKDVDTDTLYFLLIASDYLSIKGLLDLGVKKAADLIRGKSPEQIRTTFNIQNDFTPEEEAEFRKEYSWVFDEGI; encoded by the exons ATGGCTTCTGAAGAGGGGAAGAAGATGATCACGTTGAAGAGCATGGATGGTCAGGAGTTCCAGGTGGAGAAGGAAGCATGCGCGATCTCGGAGATGATCAAGTTTGTTTCCGATGACTGCGATACTGAGGACGTAATTCCTGTGGCCAACATCCGTGGGAATATCCTGGCAAAAGTCGTCGAGTACATGAAGAAGCATTTGGAATTCGCCTCCAAAAAGCGGAGTTCGGATGCTGGCAAGGAGATCGCGGAAGGTAACGAGGAGCTCGTGGACGTTGATGAGGAGATCAAGGCATGGAACAATGACTTCATCAAGGACGTCGATACAGACACCCTCTACTTCCTATTGATC GCATCCGACTACTTGAGCATCAAAGGCTTGCTGGATTTAGGTGTTAAGAAGGCTGCAGACCTAATAAGGGGGAAATCACCCGAGCAGATCCGCACTACCTTTAATATACAGAATGATTTCACCCCCGAGGAAGAGGCTGAGTTCAGAAAAGAGTATTCATGGGTTTTTGATGAAGGGATATAG
- the LOC135609235 gene encoding GDSL esterase/lipase EXL3-like produces MALLSWQGHVISTSSSILILFLFQFHLARAQPSNSTAPAVPAVIAFGDSIVDPGNNNVLLTIVKSNFPPYGRDFAGHVPTGRFSNGKISADFLASMLGVKELLPAYHGTNLGLKDLATGVSFASAGTGYDPLTSAVTLVTPMWKQLEFFKEYKRTLTGNLGEKKLTRLLSGSLFIVCAGSNDVVAYFSNPMQQLSHGISSYAEFLIQSASRFLQDLVGLGARKVGVVGIPPVGCMPSQRLVGGGLSGDCAADRNQLAQTYNAKLNVELQRLNSNLQGSKLFYVDVYSIFLDFIQCPWKYGFEVSKLGCCGTGTVEVAELCNVLSTTCRNASEYVFWDSYHPTQRANELLIEMLIQKYANFIK; encoded by the exons ATGGCACTCCTCTCGTGGCAAGGGCATGTGATTTCCACCTCTTCCTCCATCCTCATCCTCTTCCTGTTTCAGTTTCACCTCGCACGGGCCCAACCTTCCAACTCCACGGCACCAGCAGTGCCGGCTGTCATCGCCTTCGGGGACTCCATCGTCGATCCTGGCAACAACAACGTCCTCCTCACCATCGTCAAGAGCAACTTCCCACCTTACGGCCGGGATTTCGCTGGGCATGTGCCCACCGGCAGGTTCTCCAACGGAAAGATCAGTGCAGACTTCTTAG CTTCTATGCTTGGAGTCAAGGAGCTGTTGCCGGCTTACCATGGCACCAACCTTGGACTCAAAGACCTCGCTACCGGTGTAAGCTTTGCTTCAGCTGGAACTGGATACGATCCTCTCACGTCAGCAGTGACG TTAGTCACACCCATGTGGAAGCAACTGGAGTTCTTCAAAGAGTACAAGAGAACGTTGACGGGGAATCTGGGAGAGAAGAAGTTGACGAGGCTCCTTTCCGGCAGTCTGTTCATCGTTTGTGCAGGATCCAACGATGTGGTTGCGTACTTCAGCAATCCGATGCAGCAGCTCAGCCATGGCATAAGTTCCTACGCGGAGTTCTTGATCCAAAGTGCTTCAAGATTTCTCCAG GATTTGGTTGGTCTCGGAGCAAGAAAGGTGGGTGTTGTAGGAATTCCACCAGTTGGATGCATGCCATCACAAAGACTTGTGGGTGGTGGACTCTCCGGGGATTGTGCAGCGGATCGGAACCAGTTAGCACAGACTTACAACGCAAAGCTGAACGTGGAGCTACAGAGGCTTAATTCCAACCTCCAAGGATCAAAGCTGTTCTACGTTGATGTCTACTCCATCTTTCTTGACTTTATCCAGTGTCCTTGGAAGTATG GATTTGAAGTTTCCAAGCTGGGCTGCTGTGGCACTGGAACTGTGGAAGTGGCCGAGCTGTGTAATGTTCTAAGCACGACCTGTAGAAATGCTTCGGAGTATGTCTTCTGGGATAGCTACCATCCAACCCAAAGAGCCAACGAGCTCCTCATCGAAATGCTGATTCAAAAATACGCCAACTTCATCAAATGA
- the LOC135608808 gene encoding SKP1-like protein 1A, producing the protein MASEDGKKMITPRSSDGQEFRLEMEACMMCEILMFVFDDCGTEREVTLPNVNGETLKKVIEYLKKHTESTSKGPDDDELKAWDDEFMKVDTNTLHDLLKVGPCALFHIDYGGFFSSNIVLLDTLLVFFCQASNYLIIQDLLDLCVKTTAELMRGKRVEDIREIFNIKSDFTKEEEAEIGKANRWAFS; encoded by the coding sequence ATGGCTTCCGAGGATGGCAAGAAGATGATCACACCGAGGAGCTCGGACGGCCAGGAGTTCAGGTTGGAGATGGAAGCATGCATGATGTGTGAGATACTCATGTTCGTCTTCGACGACTGCGGCACGGAGAGAGAAGTTACTCTACCCAACGTCAATGGCGAGACCCTGAAAAAAGTCATCGAGTACTTGAAGAAGCACACAGAATCCACCTCCAAAGGGCCTGATGACGACGAGCTCAAGGCATGGGACGATGAGTTCATGAAGGTCGACACGAACACCCTCCACGACCTACTGAAAGTGGGTCCCTGCGCCTTGTTTCATATCGATTATGGTGGTTTCTTTTCCTCGAACATTGTGTTGCTTGATACATTGTTGGTCTTCTTCTGCCAGGCATCCAATTATTTGATCATCCAAGACCTGTTGGATTTGTGTGTGAAGACAACCGCAGAACTAATGAGAGGGAAAAGAGTAGAGGACATCCGTGAGATCTTCAATATAAAGAGTGATTTCACCAAAGAAGAAGAGGCGGAGATCGGAAAAGCCAACCGGTGGGCGTTTAGTTGA
- the LOC103983427 gene encoding protein kinase STUNTED-like isoform X2, whose translation MGRVSRGNSIRKVMVKEAKLCDAMKVVVGVNQHCALVGSASLAKYCAKKLPPTTAVIAIQDGKIVFEREVAKPSQGEEPRTLHPSTVIKHKAISPSSTKTADVGTTVLAQKKTAEARLGWPLLGRGVPKHLEASREEVSRKMSVVQWVMNLPNRSLSFTTLQLDLIQELKTILGHTNSNCRWFQYDELRSSTNQFCSGNVIGNGGSSRVYSGCLPNGRHVAIKSSKLSEEASRDFLSEFNIITKLDHKLIVPLIGICVEDNTLLSVYNYFPTGSLEENLHGKDANSALPWDLRYKVATGVAEALSYLHNGCSNPVVIHRDVKSSNILLTDEFEPQLSDFGLAIWAPTTSTCLTHDDVVGTFGYLAPEYFMYGKVSDKIDVFAFGVVLLELLTGRRPISDDNPKGQESLVMWATPILERGDFMELLDPNVKENYDEVQMRRIALAASLCTTRRACLRPRMREILSLLQGEEEIEAWIGCHIDATSNRLDCQDDEAFPSSSVGSHIGMALLDVDEDDASLSSFDQSNLGSLEEYLRDRWSRSSSFD comes from the exons A TGGGTCGGGTGTCAAGGGGGAACTCGATTCGTAAGGTCATGGTGAAGGAAGCCAAGCTCTGTGATGCCATGAAAGTTGTGGTCGGAGTAAACCAGCACTGCGCTTTGGT GGGATCAGCTTCACTAGCTAAGTATTGTGCCAAGAAGCTCCCTCCAACCACTGctgtaattgcaatacaagacgGAAAGATCGTCTTCGAAAGGGAAGTCGCTAAACCATCTCAAG GAGAAGAACCAAGAACCTTGCATCCAAGCACCGTCATAAAACACAAAGCAATTAGCCCAAGTTCTACGAAGACGGCAGATGTCGGAACCACAGTCCTAGCGCAGAAGAAGACGGCAGAAGCAAGGCTGGGCTGGCCCTTGCTGGGGAGAGGAGTACCAAAGCACCTGGAAGCATCGAGGGAAGAAGTTTCAAGGAAGATGTCTGTCGTCCAATGGGTCATGAACCTTCCGAATAGATCTCTGTCATTCACCACGCTGCAGCTGGATCTAATTCAGGAGCTGAAGACCATCCTCGGCCACACCAACTCCAATTGCAGATGGTTTCAATACGATGAACTTCGTAGTTCAACCAATCAGTTCTGTTCAG GAAATGTGATCGGGAACGGAGGGAGCAGCCGAGTCTACAGCGGATGCCTTCCAAATGGCCGGCATGTAGCCATAAAATCGTCGAAGCTTTCCGAAGAAGCATCAAGGGATTTCCTTTCGGAGTTTAACATCATCACTAAGCTGGATCATAAGCTCATCGTTCCACTGATCGGCATCTGTGTTGAGGACAACACTCTTCTTTCGGTTTACAATTACTTCCCCACCGGAAGTTTAGAGGAAAACCTCCATG GAAAGGATGCTAATTCTGCACTCCCTTGGGACCTGAGATATAAGGTGGCAACTGGGGTTGCTGAGGCTCTCAGCTACCTGCACAATGGCTGTTCCAACCCAGTGGTAATTCACAGAGATGTGAAGTCCTCCAACATTCTGCTCACTGATGAATTCGAGCCTCAG TTATCTGATTTTGGCTTAGCTATCTGGGCACCGACAACTTCAACCTGCCTGACACACGACGATGTCGTcgggacgtttgg ATACCTTGCTCCAGAGTACTTCATGTATGGGAAGGTCAGCGACAAGATCGATGTCTTTGCTTTCGGTGTCGTTCTGCTTGAGCTGTTAACAGGAAGAAGACCAATCAGTGACGACAACCCTAAAGGCCAAGAAAGCTTGGTGATGTGG GCGACACCGATACTAGAGAGAGGGGATTTCATGGAACTGTTGGATCCCAATGTAAAGGAGAACTATGATGAGGTCCAAATGAGAAGAATCGCTTTAGCTGCATCTCTTTGCACCACGAGGAGAGCGTGCCTTCGACCTCGGATGAGGGAG ATACTGAGCCTTCTGCAAGGGGAAGAGGAAATCGAGGCATGGATAGGCTGCCACATCGATGCTACCTCGAACAGGTTGGATTGCCAAGATGATGAAGCTTTTCCATCTTCGAGCGTCGGGTCGCATATCGGCATGGCATTGCTTGATGTTGATGAAGATGATGCATCACTCAGCAGCTTTGACCAGAGCAACCTTGGTTCTCTGGAAGAGTACCTGAGAGATCGGTGGAGCCGTTCCTCAAGCTTTGATTAG
- the LOC135608809 gene encoding phytosulfokine receptor 1-like: MRASPTYPCNCILLPLLFLFYLETGATNVHDQSCSPSDLRALYAFARSLDRGIRDWPAANSTRCCGWPGVRCALFSLSAVRVVGLDLSGKGLEGVLSPSLAGLDKLTFLNLSSNSFRGSIPPELLRLKLLEVLDLSNNHLSGELPPGIGNLSNLSRLVVSSNGFTGNIPDVFHDLRKLEVLSAKSNRFVGRLPTSLSSCSMLTVLDLWNNSLGGRVDLDFRRLDRLTTLNLGWNRLQGLIPQALSSCKALKILNLSRNNLSGQVPEKLCRLRSLSSLNLDSNSLSNLSQALGVLQGCHNLRVLGLASNFQGEEMPTTGIRGFQRVRAMSIGYCALTGRIPTWLRNCEELRVLGLPWNRLTGEIPSWFGRFDHLFLLDLANNSLYGEIPVSLAQLKSLTSEIPPQDGVDFSIEFPFFGWSSNQQILEPLENQQMYKHYTDFPPAVILSNNRLNGSILKEFGNLRYLHRLDLSRNNLSGSIPEELSSMVNLERLDLSFNNLSGSIPSSLTGLSFLSFFSVAFNHIRGLIPIGGQFSTFPCSSFEGNPGLYSDSLHFCEPVKETYPKEGDVDEDKIAFMGLPFAIGMASATQVTVIAVTTYLSCWHNTHSGATKCSITARAINAVA; the protein is encoded by the exons ATGAGGGCTTCTCCGACGTATCCTTGTAACTGTATCCTCTTGCCGCTACTTTTCCTCTTTTACTTGGAGACTGGCGCAACGAACGTCCATGATCAGAGCTGTAGCCCTAGTGATCTCAGAGCACTCTATGCTTTCGCACGCAGCCTCGACAGAGGAATCCGCGACTGGCCTGCTGCTAACTCCACCCGCTGCTGCGGTTGGCCCGGGGTCCGCTGTGCTCTCTTCTCGCTTAGCGCCGTAAGAGTCGTCGGTCTCGATCTGTCGGGGAAGGGCCTCGAAGGCGTCCTCTCACCATCCCTGGCTGGTTTGGACAAGCTGACCTTCCTCAACCTCTCAAGCAACTCCTTCCGAGGCTCCATACCGCCGGAGCTGCTCCGCTTGAAGCTCTTGGAGGTGCTCGACCTCAGCAACAACCACTTGTCGGGAGAGTTGCCACCGGGTATAGGCAACCTCTCGAACCTGTCCCGTTTGGTTGTCTCCAGCAACGGATTTACCGGGAACATTCCTGATGTGTTTCACGACCTGCGAAAGCTCGAGGTCCTCTCCGCCAAATCTAATAGATTTGTCGGCCGACTGCCAACTTCGCTGTCCTCCTGCTCGATGCTTACCGTGCTTGATTTATGGAACAATTCGCTTGGCGGTCGCGTCGACCTCGACTTTCGACGACTCGATCGTCTTACCACCCTCAACCTCGGATGGAATAGGTTGCAGGGGCTCATCCCCCAGGCTCTCTCTTCTTGCAAGGCATTGAAGATCTTGAATCTGTCTCGAAACAACCTTAGCGGACAGGTCCCAGAGAAGCTCTGCAGACTTCGGTCCCTCTCCTCCTTGAATCTGGATTCCAATAGCCTCTCCAATCTCTCGCAGGCTTTAGGAGTTCTTCAGGGGTGCCATAACCTGAGGGTTCTTGGTCTTGCCTCGAACTTCCAAGGTGAGGAAATGCCGACGACCGGAATCCGGGGATTCCAAAGAGTGCGTGCCATGAGCATCGGTTATTGTGCTTTGACTGGTCGTATCCCCACATGGCTGAGGAATTGCGAAGAGTTGAGAGTTCTGGGTTTACCATGGAACCGTTTGACCGGAGAAATACCGTCATGGTTTGGAAGGTTTGATCATCTCTTTTTGTTGGACTTGGCAAATAACTCGCTCTACGGGGAGATCCCTGTTTCCTTGGCACAGCTAAAGAGCCTTACGTCAGAGATTCCTCCGCAGGATGGCGTTGACTTTTCCATTGAATTCCCGTTCTTTGGATGGAGCAGCAATCAGCAGATTCTTGAGCCACTTGAGAATCAACAGATGTATAAACATTATACAGACTTTCCACCAGCAGTGATTTTGAGTAATAACAGATTGAATGGATCAATTTTGAAGGAGTTTGGAAATCTGAGGTACCTTCATCGGCTGGATCTAAGTCGGAACAATTTGTCAGGTTCCATTCCAGAAGAACTGTCAAGCATGGTCAATTTGGAGAGATTGGATTTGTCTTTCAACAATTTGTCAGGGAGCATTCCATCCTCCCTCACcgggctttcttttctttcctttttcagtGTAGCTTTCAATCACATACGAGGACTAATTCCAATTGGAGGTCAGTTCTCGACCTTCCCCTGTTCTAGCTTCGAAGGAAATCCAGGTCTCTACAGTGATTCGTTGCATTTCTGCGAACCTGTGAAGGAAACGTATCCGAAGGAAGGTGATGTCGATGAAGATAAAATTGCTTTCATGGGGTTGCCATTTGCCATTGGAATGGCATCAG CAACCCAGGTGACAGTTATTGCTGTGACAACCTACCTTAGTTGTTGGCACAACACACATAGTGGCGCCACTAAGTGCAGCATAACAGCACGAGCGATTAATGCTGTTGCTTGA
- the LOC103982710 gene encoding glucan endo-1,3-beta-glucosidase 11-like encodes MAPLPSCPAQLGITTPAPPQLLSTALIIALPSILFRRHSPSFLLCGPSSTLLRHRRSSMALHRSKPPLLIILLLLIALVVPSAATSAALVGVNYGRVGDNLPPSETVPRLLASIGVGRVRLYDADTAVLRAFANTGVELVVGMPDRCLPPVAADPAEALAWARAHVQAFVPAVKIVAVTVGNEVLTGANASGLAHCIVPAMENLHGALASLGLDRDVAVTSAHSLAVLATPSYPPSGAVFRPDLLPYVRPLLAFHGRAGSPFFVNAYPYFAYVSDPSGVALEYALLDQGSAAFTDPATGLRYDNLLHAQVDAVYHAIAAAASPSSKGGGVEVRVSETGWPSAGDANETGATPENAARYNGNLMRLVAGQKGTPLVPGTPIRAYVFALFNENQKAGPSSERNYGLFKPDGTPAYQLVGVSMHQGSNSTSTDGIGGNGDGEASTTGPDGESGFFSISAASPDWQCRAATSAAIAGASVFLKLL; translated from the exons ATGGCTCCTCTCCCTTCTTGTCCAGCCCAGCTGGGAATCACCACCCCCGCCCCCCCTCAATTGCTTTCCACTGCTCTCATAATTGCGCTACCCTCTATTCTGTTCCGCCGTCACTCCCCATCGTTTCTTCTTTGTGGCCCGAGCTCTACATTGCTGCGCCACCGCCGAAGCTCGATGGCCCTGCATCGTTCTAAGCCGCCATTGCTcattattctcctcctcctcatcgccCTGGTGGTCCCTTCCGCTGCCACATCTGCTGCCCTGGTCGGCGTCAACTACGGACGGGTGGGCGACAACCTGCCCCCGTCCGAGACCGTGCCCCGCCTCCTGGCCTCCATCGGCGTCGGCCGCGTCCGCCTCTACGACGCCGACACCGCCGTCCTCCGCGCGTTCGCCAACACCGGCGTCGAGCTCGTCGTCGGCATGCCCGACCGCTGCCTCCCACCCGTGGCCGCTGACCCGGCCGAGGCTCTTGCCTGGGCCCGCGCCCACGTTCAGGCCTTCGTCCCCGCCGTCAAGATCGTGGCAGTCACCGTCGGCAACGAGGTCCTCACCGGCGCCAACGCCTCCGGCCTCGCCCACTGCATCGTCCCGGCCATGGAGAACCTCCACGGCGCCCTCGCGTCCCTCGGCCTCGACCGCGATGTCGCCGTCACCTCGGCCCACTCCCTTGCGGTCCTCGCCACGCCGTCCTATCCGCCCTCCGGCGCGGTCTTCCGCCCGGACCTCCTCCCCTACGTTCGCCCCCTCCTCGCCTTCCACGGCCGCGCTGGCTCCCCCTTCTTCGTCAACGCCTACCCCTACTTCGCCTACGTGAGCGATCCATCCGGCGTCGCACTCGAGTACGCCCTCCTCGACCAGGGGTCTGCCGCCTTCACCGACCCGGCCACTGGCCTCCGCTACGACAACCTGCTCCACGCTCAGGTCGACGCCGTGTACCACGCCATCGCGGCCGCAGCGTCGCCTTCCTCGAAGGGTGGCGGGGTTGAGGTGCGGGTGTCGGAGACGGGGTGGCCGTCCGCGGGCGACGCCAACGAGACGGGGGCGACGCCTGAGAACGCGGCGCGGTACAACGGCAACCTGATGCGGCTGGTGGCGGGGCAGAAGGGGACGCCGCTGGTCCCCGGGACGCCGATCCGGGCCTACGTCTTCGCCCTCTTCAACGAGAACCAGAAGGCGGGACCGTCCTCCGAGCGCAACTACGGCCTCTTCAAGCCTGACGGCACCCCGGCCTACCAGCTCGTCGGTGTCTCGATGCACCAGGGTAGCAATTCCACCTCCACCGATGGTATCGGCGGCAACGGCGACGGCGAGGCCTCGACAACAGGGCCGGATGGGGAGTCCGGGTTCTTCAGCATCTCCGCCGCGTCACCG GATTGGCAGTGCCGGGCGGCGACATCGGCGGCTATCGCAGGAGCAAGTGTGTTCTTGAAATTACTCTGA
- the LOC103983427 gene encoding protein kinase STUNTED-like isoform X1, with the protein MMVEKGAFDQGKGKERCVLVGLQMDANGKELLNWAMSRVAEQGDRVMAVHVCRDSDLKNTTTLSLIRQLDGYLAAYDGFCELKQVVLVGRVSRGNSIRKVMVKEAKLCDAMKVVVGVNQHCALVGSASLAKYCAKKLPPTTAVIAIQDGKIVFEREVAKPSQGEEPRTLHPSTVIKHKAISPSSTKTADVGTTVLAQKKTAEARLGWPLLGRGVPKHLEASREEVSRKMSVVQWVMNLPNRSLSFTTLQLDLIQELKTILGHTNSNCRWFQYDELRSSTNQFCSGNVIGNGGSSRVYSGCLPNGRHVAIKSSKLSEEASRDFLSEFNIITKLDHKLIVPLIGICVEDNTLLSVYNYFPTGSLEENLHGKDANSALPWDLRYKVATGVAEALSYLHNGCSNPVVIHRDVKSSNILLTDEFEPQLSDFGLAIWAPTTSTCLTHDDVVGTFGYLAPEYFMYGKVSDKIDVFAFGVVLLELLTGRRPISDDNPKGQESLVMWATPILERGDFMELLDPNVKENYDEVQMRRIALAASLCTTRRACLRPRMREILSLLQGEEEIEAWIGCHIDATSNRLDCQDDEAFPSSSVGSHIGMALLDVDEDDASLSSFDQSNLGSLEEYLRDRWSRSSSFD; encoded by the exons ATGATGGTGGAGAAGGGAGCCTTCGATCAGGGGAAGGGCAAAGAAAGATGCGTACTGGTGGGGCTGCAGATGGATGCCAATGGCAAGGAGTTGCTCAACTGGGCTATGAGCAGAGTAGCAGAGCAAGGCGACCGTGTCATGGCCGTCCATGTCTGCCGCGATTCAG ACCTCAAGAACACCACCACCCTTTCTCTGATCAGGCAGTTGGATGGGTATCTCGCAGCATACGATGGCTTCTGTGAGCTTAAGCAA GTTGTTTTAGTGGGTCGGGTGTCAAGGGGGAACTCGATTCGTAAGGTCATGGTGAAGGAAGCCAAGCTCTGTGATGCCATGAAAGTTGTGGTCGGAGTAAACCAGCACTGCGCTTTGGT GGGATCAGCTTCACTAGCTAAGTATTGTGCCAAGAAGCTCCCTCCAACCACTGctgtaattgcaatacaagacgGAAAGATCGTCTTCGAAAGGGAAGTCGCTAAACCATCTCAAG GAGAAGAACCAAGAACCTTGCATCCAAGCACCGTCATAAAACACAAAGCAATTAGCCCAAGTTCTACGAAGACGGCAGATGTCGGAACCACAGTCCTAGCGCAGAAGAAGACGGCAGAAGCAAGGCTGGGCTGGCCCTTGCTGGGGAGAGGAGTACCAAAGCACCTGGAAGCATCGAGGGAAGAAGTTTCAAGGAAGATGTCTGTCGTCCAATGGGTCATGAACCTTCCGAATAGATCTCTGTCATTCACCACGCTGCAGCTGGATCTAATTCAGGAGCTGAAGACCATCCTCGGCCACACCAACTCCAATTGCAGATGGTTTCAATACGATGAACTTCGTAGTTCAACCAATCAGTTCTGTTCAG GAAATGTGATCGGGAACGGAGGGAGCAGCCGAGTCTACAGCGGATGCCTTCCAAATGGCCGGCATGTAGCCATAAAATCGTCGAAGCTTTCCGAAGAAGCATCAAGGGATTTCCTTTCGGAGTTTAACATCATCACTAAGCTGGATCATAAGCTCATCGTTCCACTGATCGGCATCTGTGTTGAGGACAACACTCTTCTTTCGGTTTACAATTACTTCCCCACCGGAAGTTTAGAGGAAAACCTCCATG GAAAGGATGCTAATTCTGCACTCCCTTGGGACCTGAGATATAAGGTGGCAACTGGGGTTGCTGAGGCTCTCAGCTACCTGCACAATGGCTGTTCCAACCCAGTGGTAATTCACAGAGATGTGAAGTCCTCCAACATTCTGCTCACTGATGAATTCGAGCCTCAG TTATCTGATTTTGGCTTAGCTATCTGGGCACCGACAACTTCAACCTGCCTGACACACGACGATGTCGTcgggacgtttgg ATACCTTGCTCCAGAGTACTTCATGTATGGGAAGGTCAGCGACAAGATCGATGTCTTTGCTTTCGGTGTCGTTCTGCTTGAGCTGTTAACAGGAAGAAGACCAATCAGTGACGACAACCCTAAAGGCCAAGAAAGCTTGGTGATGTGG GCGACACCGATACTAGAGAGAGGGGATTTCATGGAACTGTTGGATCCCAATGTAAAGGAGAACTATGATGAGGTCCAAATGAGAAGAATCGCTTTAGCTGCATCTCTTTGCACCACGAGGAGAGCGTGCCTTCGACCTCGGATGAGGGAG ATACTGAGCCTTCTGCAAGGGGAAGAGGAAATCGAGGCATGGATAGGCTGCCACATCGATGCTACCTCGAACAGGTTGGATTGCCAAGATGATGAAGCTTTTCCATCTTCGAGCGTCGGGTCGCATATCGGCATGGCATTGCTTGATGTTGATGAAGATGATGCATCACTCAGCAGCTTTGACCAGAGCAACCTTGGTTCTCTGGAAGAGTACCTGAGAGATCGGTGGAGCCGTTCCTCAAGCTTTGATTAG